A stretch of Leptolyngbya subtilissima AS-A7 DNA encodes these proteins:
- a CDS encoding AbrB family transcriptional regulator, translated as MAVKSKEPLTGKELLAKVKDNDSLTKRELAKECGYYTVGKEGQTRVNLAEFYDALLVAKGIQLEPQKSADGRGREASYTLTVHKNGQIVIGGAYTQEMGLKTGDEFKIKLGYKHIHLVKLDAEGNEDQS; from the coding sequence ATGGCAGTAAAAAGTAAGGAACCTTTGACAGGCAAAGAACTTTTGGCCAAAGTCAAGGATAATGACAGCCTCACTAAACGAGAACTTGCTAAGGAATGTGGTTACTACACGGTTGGTAAGGAAGGGCAAACCCGTGTGAATCTGGCTGAGTTTTATGATGCTCTGTTGGTAGCGAAAGGCATTCAGCTTGAACCGCAGAAGAGCGCAGACGGAAGAGGTCGAGAAGCGTCATATACCCTCACCGTTCATAAGAATGGTCAGATCGTGATTGGTGGAGCTTACACCCAGGAGATGGGCCTCAAGACTGGGGATGAATTCAAAATCAAGCTGGGTTATAAGCATATTCACCTGGTCAAGCTGGACGCTGAAGGCAATGAAGATCAGTCTTGA
- a CDS encoding DNA-formamidopyrimidine glycosylase translates to MPELPEVETVRRGLERVTPGHRLEGGQVLLARAIAYPANDEAAFLTGITGTSLSAWHRRGKYLLGQLTQSDDSPGGYLGVHLRMTGQLLWLDPKTPVQPHCRVRLWLSDNHELRYVDQRTFGRLWWVPPGVAPTSIMTGLQTLGPEPFDEEFSLDYLRQRLSRSRRPIKNALLDQRLVAGIGNIYADEALFLSGIRPLTLSDRVGSKQLQRLHRAIREVLITSIESGGTTFSDYRDIYGINGNYGGVAWVYDREGQPCRRCDTPICRLKLAGRSAHYCPQCQC, encoded by the coding sequence TTGCCAGAATTACCTGAAGTTGAAACCGTGCGGCGCGGTCTAGAACGGGTAACGCCAGGGCATCGGCTAGAAGGTGGGCAGGTATTGCTGGCCCGCGCGATCGCCTATCCCGCCAACGATGAAGCAGCGTTTTTAACCGGCATTACTGGGACCAGCCTGTCGGCCTGGCATCGCCGGGGTAAATACTTGCTGGGGCAGCTCACCCAATCCGACGATAGCCCAGGCGGCTATCTAGGGGTACATCTGCGCATGACAGGGCAACTGCTGTGGCTCGACCCAAAAACGCCAGTACAGCCCCACTGTAGAGTCCGCCTCTGGCTCAGTGATAATCACGAGCTGCGCTACGTCGATCAGCGCACCTTCGGCCGCCTCTGGTGGGTGCCCCCTGGGGTTGCCCCCACCAGCATCATGACCGGCCTACAAACCCTAGGGCCTGAACCCTTTGACGAAGAGTTTTCACTCGATTACCTGCGCCAGCGTCTCAGTCGGAGTCGCCGCCCAATTAAAAACGCCCTGCTCGACCAGAGGTTGGTGGCAGGCATTGGTAATATCTACGCCGATGAGGCGCTGTTTTTAAGCGGGATCAGGCCGCTCACCCTCAGCGATCGCGTTGGCTCCAAGCAACTCCAGCGGCTCCACAGAGCCATTCGTGAGGTGCTCATCACTAGCATTGAGTCAGGGGGTACTACCTTTAGCGACTACCGCGACATCTACGGTATTAACGGCAACTACGGCGGCGTTGCCTGGGTCTACGATCGCGAAGGCCAACCCTGCCGCCGCTGCGACACCCCCATCTGCCGTCTCAAGCTGGCCGGGCGATCAGCCCACTACTGCCCTCAGTGCCAGTGCTAG
- a CDS encoding sigma-70 family RNA polymerase sigma factor has translation MSQSMFSTWPVSISAPKAAVKPEQLTSTELVALCQQRLRPERMMFAELLRRYQGHVDKLLYHLAPDWPDRADLAQEVWIRVYRNMRRLNDPAKFKGWLGRITTNLFYDELRRRKRNRATLSLDAPLALEDGSIDWDVPASAPGPVDTMMTQEFYDQLHRAIADLPEVFRTTIVLREIQGLSYEEIAEMTGVSLGTVKSRIARARQRLQTELQPYLGN, from the coding sequence ATGAGTCAATCCATGTTCTCGACCTGGCCTGTTTCCATCAGCGCCCCCAAGGCCGCTGTTAAGCCCGAACAGCTGACTAGCACGGAACTGGTAGCCCTCTGCCAGCAACGGCTACGGCCCGAGCGAATGATGTTCGCCGAACTTCTGCGCCGCTACCAAGGCCACGTAGATAAGTTGCTCTACCACCTCGCACCCGATTGGCCCGATCGCGCAGATCTTGCCCAGGAAGTCTGGATTCGGGTATACCGCAACATGCGCCGCCTGAACGATCCCGCTAAGTTCAAAGGCTGGCTGGGCCGCATTACTACTAACTTGTTCTATGACGAGTTGCGGCGGCGTAAGCGCAACCGCGCAACCCTCTCCCTCGATGCTCCCCTTGCCCTTGAGGATGGCAGCATTGATTGGGATGTACCGGCTAGTGCTCCTGGCCCGGTTGACACTATGATGACCCAGGAATTCTACGACCAGCTGCATCGCGCCATTGCCGATCTGCCTGAGGTCTTTCGCACTACCATTGTGCTGCGCGAGATTCAGGGGCTGTCCTATGAAGAAATTGCTGAGATGACTGGGGTATCGTTGGGTACTGTTAAATCTCGCATTGCCCGCGCTCGACAGCGGTTGCAGACTGAGTTGCAGCCCTACCTAGGTAACTAA
- a CDS encoding anti-sigma factor family protein, translating into MSTASCCHDLDATKRDRFELLSAYLDGEVTPKERQQVLCWLQQDDSTRILYNRLLTLRQGLRTQSGPSNYDPEETVAGVFHSLNHRLRLVTMAGLGVAAIGVINLLSGGVGVGNSSWRVATSAQPETLKIALDRPAFPIPETSPAMSTDIGNPVESGGLPIDSEL; encoded by the coding sequence ATGTCTACAGCGTCCTGCTGTCATGATTTAGATGCCACTAAGCGCGATCGCTTCGAGTTGCTAAGCGCCTATCTCGATGGCGAGGTTACGCCCAAAGAACGCCAGCAGGTTTTGTGTTGGCTTCAGCAAGACGATAGTACCCGCATTTTATACAATCGTTTGCTCACTCTGCGCCAGGGGCTACGTACCCAAAGTGGCCCTTCCAACTACGACCCAGAAGAAACCGTTGCGGGTGTTTTTCACAGTCTTAACCACCGACTCAGGCTGGTCACTATGGCGGGTCTGGGAGTGGCCGCCATTGGCGTGATCAATCTTCTATCAGGTGGGGTTGGGGTGGGCAATTCTTCTTGGCGCGTGGCGACGAGTGCTCAGCCTGAGACTCTAAAAATTGCCCTTGATAGACCAGCTTTTCCTATTCCTGAGACGTCGCCAGCTATGTCTACTGATATAGGCAACCCTGTTGAATCTGGCGGTCTTCCTATCGACTCTGAGCTGTAG
- a CDS encoding NAD(P)H-quinone oxidoreductase subunit O, with protein MAATLKRGDLVRAVRDKLESSLEATASDTRFPPYLFETQGEILETSEDYALVKFGKVPTPNFWLRLDQLEKF; from the coding sequence ATGGCAGCAACTTTAAAGCGTGGCGATCTGGTGCGCGCCGTGCGCGACAAGCTAGAAAGTAGTTTAGAGGCTACTGCTAGCGATACTCGGTTCCCACCCTACCTGTTTGAAACCCAAGGGGAAATCTTAGAAACCAGTGAGGACTACGCCTTAGTCAAGTTTGGCAAGGTGCCAACCCCCAACTTCTGGCTGCGTCTTGACCAGCTAGAAAAGTTTTAG